A window of the Gossypium hirsutum isolate 1008001.06 chromosome A05, Gossypium_hirsutum_v2.1, whole genome shotgun sequence genome harbors these coding sequences:
- the LOC107959166 gene encoding protein OCTOPUS — protein MTSQPQPQQHRRQSRRLSTCHRHPTTAPITGFCASCLRERLAGIQDNCPTPSTSQLRRSKSCSGGPAPSSASAASEPRRKSCDGRAHSSLYDLFAIDDKITTLNLNHPPSKVEAVQGFEEEEEEEGELKTMKEFIDLEWGSKKASGRSLWEAASVFSKRLRQWRKKQSKRKEKNEASVLEKANKKGLRETQSEIGEYGLFGRRSCDTDPRLSVDDARYSFEEPRASWDGCLIGKQKPKANEEANVGEERLSAVKEEEKISPGGSDQTRDCYADSLTTRRKSFDRSSSSRKISTGEANAEVSPGAVGLFHGAKLLVTEKELRDSNWYSNVESGSKGVEFVASGVGKKGFTLKKAKGWKNVWSMWGLIQRRKQSEFGDEEKTAGGYVGDGRLAESFQKLTRVANGDEDRGIRGDVSVGTLAESLQKLRGLANGDEGKVVGGNVADHGTLAESLKKLRKVANGGSYGSVVSQKLMKSYSVSARNSVDGSSFYGTSMPECNSKGDGEKRRDNSMLQQNRSVRYSPNNLDHGLLRFYLTPLRSYRRSKSGRSKLRNSNSVSGTVL, from the coding sequence ATGACTTCGCAACCCCAACCTCAACAGCACCGCCGTCAGAGTCGTCGTCTCTCCACCTGTCACCGCCACCCGACTACCGCACCCATTACTGGGTTCTGTGCATCATGTCTTCGGGAACGTCTAGCGGGCATCCAGGACAACTGTCCCACTCCTTCAACCTCCCAGCTCCGCCGCTCTAAGTCTTGCTCCGGTGGTCCTGCCCCATCCTCCGCCTCTGCCGCCTCAGAGCCCCGCCGTAAATCTTGCGACGGAAGGGCTCACAGTTCACTATATGACCTTTTCGCCATCGATGACAAAATAACAACCCTCAATCTCAATCACCCTCCTTCAAAAGTTGAAGCTGTTCAaggttttgaagaagaagaagaagaggaaggagaattgaaaaccatgaaagaATTCATAGATCTCGAATGGGGCAGCAAAAAAGCTTCAGGGAGATCTTTATGGGAAGCTGCTTCAGTATTTAGCAAGAGATTGAGGCAATGGCggaaaaaacaaagcaaaaggaAGGAGAAAAATGAGGCTTCGGTTCTTGAGAAGGCAAACAAAAAGGGGTTAAGAGAGACTCAGTCGGAGATCGGAGAATATGGGTTGTTTGGAAGAAGATCTTGTGATACTGATCCTAGATTATCAGTTGATGATGCGAGGTATTCCTTTGAAGAGCCAAGGGCTTCTTGGGACGGTTGTTTGATTGGGAAACAGAAGCCAAAGGCTAACGAGGAAGCAAATGTTGGGGAAGAGAGATTGAGTGCTGTAAAAGAGGAAGAAAAGATTAGCCCCGGTGGGTCAGATCAAACGAGAGATTGTTATGCCGATTCATTGACTACAAGGAGGAAGAGTTTCGATCGGTCCAGTTCGAGTAGGAAGATTTCTACGGGGGAAGCGAACGCTGAAGTGTCTCCCGGGGCTGTTGGGTTGTTTCACGGGGCGAAGCTGTTGGTTACCGAGAAAGAATTAAGGGATTCCAATTGGTATTCGAATGTGGAATCTGGATCTAAGGGTGTTGAGTTTGTTGCTTCCGGGGTTGGTAAAAAAGGGTTTACTTTGAAGAAGGCAAAGGGGTGGAAAAACGTTTGGAGTATGTGGGGTTTGATACAGAGGCGAAAACAGAGTGAATTCGGAGATGAAGAGAAGACTGCTGGAGGATATGTAGGTGACGGGAGGCTGGCAGAGTCATTTCAGAAACTTACTAGGGTGGCCAATGGGGATGAAGATAGAGGCATTAGAGGAGATGTGAGTGTAGGGACACTAGCGGAGTCATTGCAAAAATTAAGGGGCTTGGCTAATGGAGATGAAGGTAAAGTTGTAGGAGGGAATGTGGCTGATCATGGGACACTAGCCGAGTCCTTGAAAAAGTTAAGAAAGGTTGCCAATGGAGGTTCATATGGGAGTGTTGTGAGCCAGAAGCTTATGAAGAGCTATAGTGTTAGTGCTCGGAATTCAGTGGATGGATCATCTTTTTATGGAACAAGTATGCCCGAGTGTAACTCCAAAGGTGATGGTGAAAAGAGAAGGGATAATTCTATGTTGCAGCAGAATAGGAGTGTCAGGTATTCTCCCAATAACCTCGATCATGGATTACTGCGGTTCTACTTGACTCCATTGAGGAGTTATAGGAGAAGCAAATCTGGAAGAAGTAAGCTAAGGAACTCAAACTCTGTTAGTGGAACTGTACTGTAA
- the LOC107959165 gene encoding protein GRAVITROPIC IN THE LIGHT 1 isoform X2: MLPSSLLCSMRPNFSRKKKGNRDSLETEAKDLDFWYAVPFNKDPFQNQSSSRFSLRSDNSHLSRNGAAVKAKKKGDMATKVSNFSDLIQRVAASCLLHPLAAGRQESGEADALTDDVIEEDPDEEEYYEYNNSSEDEEKVNGVKGAEKSRRIATVWNNNGEKTKEMVTLMEEVFEAVAEMKKAYVRLQEAHCPWDPERMRAADVAVVGELRRLGVLRERFRRGTRAGGGRGKGHVAMLKEVVAPYEAAVEDLKREVKVKEVEIENLKEKLNTVTCLSNGGKKGRSLSKRKVSCSQVLGAAPVPTPELFEATMCQVKEASKSFTSLLLSLMREARWDIAAAVRSIEAATAAPDTTAYTTTITPSVIANHHAKYALESYVSRKIFQGFDHETFYMDGSLSSLLNPDQYHRECFTQYRDMKAMDPVELLGILPTCNFGKFCSKKYLAIVHPKMEESLFGDLEQRNQVMAGIHPRSQFYGEFLGLAKAIWLLHLLAFSLDPSPSQFEASRGAEFHPHYMESVGKISGGRVPTGQIVGFPVSPGFKLGNGSVVKARVYLVART; this comes from the exons ATGCTTCCAAGCAGCTTGCTTTGTTCCATGCGTCCCAACTTCTCAAG GAAGAAGAAAGGGAACCGGGATAGCCTGGAAACTGAAGCCAAAGACCTTGACTTTTGGTACGCCGTTCCGTTTAACAAAGATCCGTTTCAGAATCAGTCGTCGTCAAGATTCTCTTTAAGATCTGATAATTCTCACCTTTCCAG AAACGGGGCAGCGGTCAAGGCGAAGAAGAAAGGAGACATGGCGACCAAAGTATCGAACTTTTCGGATCTGATACAACGTGTTGCAGCTTCTTGTTTATTGCACCCGCTCGCCGCCGGTAGGCAAGAATCCGGCGAAGCTGACGCCCTGACTGACGATGTTATTGAGGAGGACCCTGATGAAGAAGAATACTACGAGTATAACAATTCGAGTGAGGATGAAGAGAAAGTAAATGGGGTGAAGGGGGCGGAAAAGTCGAGGAGAATAGCGACAGTTTGGAACAATAACGGAGAGAAAACGAAGGAAATGGTGACGTTAATGGAGGAGGTTTTCGAGGCGGTGGCGGAAATGAAGAAGGCTTACGTAAGGCTACAAGAGGCGCATTGTCCGTGGGACCCGGAGAGGATGAGGGCGGCTGACGTTGCGGTGGTGGGTGAGCTGAGGAGGCTTGGGGTGTTGAGGGAAAGGTTTAGGAGAGGTACGCGCGCTGGTGGCGGTCGAGGGAAAGGACACGTGGCTATGCTGAAGGAAGTGGTGGCGCCATACGAGGCGGCGGTGGAGGACTTGAAGAGGGAAGTGAAGGTTAAGGAGGTGGAGATCGAGAACCTGAAAGAAAAGCTCAACACTGTCACTTGCCTTTCCAATGGCGGAAAGAAAGGACGGAGTCTTTCCAAGAGGAAAGTCAGCTGCAGTCAAG TACTTGGAGCAGCGCCAGTACCAACACCGGAGCTGTTCGAGGCTACAATGTGTCAGGTGAAGGAAGCATCAAAGTCCTTCACATCTCTCCTCCTTTCCCTCATGCGCGAGGCTCGCTGGGATATAGCTGCCGCTGTCCGATCTATTGAAGCTGCAACAGCTGCTCCTGATACCACCGCTTATACCACCACGATAACTCCCTCTGTTATTGCAAATCACCATGCCAAGTACGCGCTCGAGTCGTATGTTTCACGCAAAATTTTTCAAGGATTCGACCACGAGACTTTCTACATGGATGGCAGCCTTTCTTCCTTACTTAATCCCGATCAGTACCATCGGGAGTGCTTCACTCAATACCGTGACATGAAAGCAATGGATCCGGTTGAACTTCTCGGAATCTTGCCTACCTGCAATTTTGGCAAGTTCTGCTCGAAGAAGTACCTTGCCATCGTTCATCCCAAGATGGAAGAATCCTTGTTCGGGGACTTGGAGCAGCGCAACCAAGTAATGGCCGGGATTCATCCAAGGAGTCAGTTTTATGGGGAGTTCTTGGGGCTGGCCAAGGCAATTTGGTTGCTTCATTTGCTTGCTTTCTCACTTGACCCTTCACCAAGCCAATTCGAAGCAAGTCGGGGAGCAGAGTTTCATCCACACTATATGGAAAGTGTCGGCAAGATTTCTGGTGGGCGAGTACCTACAGGTCAGATTGTTGGATTCCCAGTTAGCCCTGGGTTCAAGCTAGGAAATGGTTCTGTTGTGAAGGCTAGGGTTTACCTGGTGGCTAGGACTTAA
- the LOC121228847 gene encoding uncharacterized mitochondrial protein AtMg00810-like — translation MEEIFIDQPEGFEVQGEEEKVYKLKKALYGLKQAPRVWYDRMDTYLTRLGFTKSTSEPTLYVKKEGNKTLLIVSLYVDDLLVTGCKREEIETFKKQMQTVFEMTDLGLMTYFLGMEVKQNEQGIFIGQKAFASKVLSRFCMTNCKPASTPVALGEKLTSLGDEDRVDEKNYRSLIGCLLYLTATRPDIMHAVGLLSRFMHCCTVAHFKAAKRVLRYVKGTLSCGVKFERAEELRLVGYSDSDWAGSVDDMKSTSGYFFTLGSSVFCWSSKKQQTVAQSTAEAEYIAAASAVNQAIWLRKILCDLNADPKEATVIKVDNQSAVAIAKNPVFHGKTKHFKIRYHFVREAEMSKEISLVHCCSKDQLADLLTKPLAASRFEYLKKKIGVCCFVAKEECLKGGNDSSKLKNPCKLTLHA, via the coding sequence ATGGAGGAAATCTTCATAGATCAACCTGAAGGCTTTGAAGTTcaaggagaagaagagaaggtCTACAAGCTCAAAAAGGCCCTGTATGGTCTCAAGCAAGCTCCAAGGGTCTGGTACGATCGAATGGATACCTACCTGACAAGGCTCGGGTTCACAAAGAGCACCAGTGAGCCTACTCTCTATGTTAAGAAGGAAGGTAATAAAACTTTGCTAATTGTTTCattgtatgttgatgatttacTGGTCACTGGCTGCAAAAGGGAGGAAATTGAAACCTTTAAGAAGCAAATGCAAACTGTGTTTGAGATGACTGACCTTGGATTAATGAcatacttccttggcatggaagtgaAACAAAATGAACAAGGTATTTTCATAGGCCAGAAGGCATTCGCATCGAAGGTTTTGAGCAGGTTTTGCATGACAAACTGCAAGCCTGCTAGCACTCCTGTGGCTTTAGGAGAAAAACTCACCAGCCTAGGAGATGAAGATCGAGTGGATGAAAAGAATTACAGAAGCTTGATTGGCTGCCTGCTCTATTTGACTGCAACTAGACCAGACATCATGCATGCTGTTGGTCTTCTATCGAGATTCATGCATTGCTGCACAGTTGCACATTTTAAAGCAGCAAAAAGGGTCCTAAGGTATGTCAAAGGGACTCTGAGTTGTGGAGTGAAGTTTGAAAGGGCTGAGGAGCTGAGACTAGTGGGATATTCAGACAGTGATTGGGCTGGTTCTgttgatgacatgaagagcacatcAGGCTATTTCTTCACCCTTGGCTCAAGTGTCTTCtgctggagctcgaagaagcaacAGACAGTGGCTCAATCCACTGCTGAGGCAGAATACATCGCAGCTGCTTCTGCtgtaaatcaagccatttggcttaggaaaaTATTGTGTGATCTGAATGCTGATCCAAAGGAGGCCACTGTGATTAAGGTTGACAACCAATCGGCTGTAGCCATTGCCAAAAATCCGGTTTTTCATGGTAAGACCAAGCATTTTAAAATTAGATATCATTTTGTGAGAGAAGCTGAAATGTCCAAGGAGATAAGCTTAGTTCACTGCTGCTCAAAAGATCAACTTGCTGATCTATTAACCAAACCATTGGCTGCTTCAAGGTTTGAATATTTGAAGAAGAAAATCGGAGTTTGCTGCTTTgtagccaaggaggagtgtttaAAAGGTGGCAACGACAGCAGCAAGTTGAAGAATCCATGCAAACTTACGTTGCATGCATGA
- the LOC107959167 gene encoding acyl-coenzyme A thioesterase 13: protein MEEAKEFLQLNKEEAESVSRLTIHPHRLGFQCSFYEDFALRGIRVDSVQPGFVSCTFRVPPRLTDKSGNLATGAVANLVDEVGGAIVHVEGLTMNVSVDMSISFLGTAKLNDELQITSKVLGRRGSYSGTIVLVRNKVTGELIAEGRHSLFDKHGSKL, encoded by the exons ATGGAAGAAGCCAAAGAATTCCTCCAACTAAACAAGGAAGAAGCAGAGAGCGTTTCCCGACTCACTATCCACCCTCATCGACTCGGCTTCCAGTGCAGCTTCTACGAAGATTTCGCCTTGCGTGGCATCCGTGTCGATTCGGTCCAGCCTGGCTTCGTTTCCTGCACTTTCAGAGTCCCTCCTCGCCTCACT GATAAAAGTGGGAACTTAGCAACAGGTGCTGTTGCAAATCTTGTCGATGAAGTCGGAGGGGCTATTGTTCATGTCGAAGGTCTTACTATGAATGTTTCAGTCGATATGTCCATCTCGTTCCTCGGAACTGCTAAGCTCAAT GATGAATTACAGATTACTTCAAAGGTTTTAGGACGAAGAGGAAGTTATTCAGGTACAATTGTTCTTGTCAGAAACAAAGTGACAGGGGAGTTAATAGCTGAAGGTCGCCATTCATTGTTTGATAAACATGGTAGCAAACTCTAG
- the LOC107959168 gene encoding protein NRT1/ PTR FAMILY 8.1: MEEDDIYTNDGTVDYKGNPANKKKTGTWKAFPFIIGNEGCERLAYYGMSTNLVLYFKHQLNQHTSVAATNNQNWGGTCYITPIIGAFLADSYLGRYWTIACFSIVYIIGMTLLALSASVRGIRPRCYAEDNCNPTEVQSVMTFLALYLIALGTGGIKPCVSSYGADQFNDTDEKEKTHKSSFFNWFYLSINIGALIAGSVLVWVQDNVSWGWGLGIPAIAMAIAVCFFFSGTRLYRNQVPGGSPITRLFQVLVASIRKYKVAVPANKSLLHETADKESNIKGSRKIYHTNDLSFFDKAAVEIETDQLKGSVNPWRLCTVTQVEELKAIIRLLPVWASGIIFSLIYSQMGSLFVLQGERMDTHVGHSNFKIPAASLSIFDTLSVIFWVPIYDRIIVPVTRKFTGHKNGLTQLQRMGIGLFISIFPMVVAAILEHERLKMIKRHNYYELKEMPMTIFWQVPQYFLIWCAEVFTFIGQLEFFYEQAPDSMRSLWSALSLTTVALGSYLSSLLVTIVSNATAKNGKPGWIPDNLNYGHIDYFFWILAALGVFNLGVYVWFANWYTYKKAVGTLR; this comes from the exons atggaagaagatgatatctaTACAAACGATGGGACGGTGGATTACAAAGGAAATCCTGCTAATAAGAAGAAAACTGGAACCTGGAAAGCCTTCCCGTTTATCATAG GAAATGAAGGCTGTGAAAGATTGGCATATTATGGGATGAGCACCAATCTAGTGCTTTACTTCAAGCACCAGCTAAATCAACATACCTCAGTGGCTGCTACTAATAACCAGAACTGGGGTGGAACATGCTACATTACACCAATAATTGGAGCATTTCTGGCTGATTCTTATCTAGGAAGATATTGGACAATTGCCTGTTTTTCAATCGTCTATATCATT GGAATGACACTTTTAGCTTTGTCTGCATCGGTTCGCGGCATAAGGCCGAGATGCTATGCAGAAGATAACTGCAATCCAACAGAGGTGCAAAGCGTGATGACCTTTCTAGCGCTTTACCTGATAGCACTAGGAACAGGTGGAATCAAGCCTTGTGTTTCATCATATGGAGCTGACCAGTTCAATGACACAGACGAAAAGGAGAAAACACACAAGAGTTCATTCTTCAACTGGTTCTATCTTTCCATAAACATCGGTGCTCTTATTGCAGGCTCGGTGCTGGTTTGGGTACAAGATAATGTGAGCTGGGGATGGGGTTTAGGCATCCCAGCTATAGCTATGGCAATAGCTGTCTGCTTTTTCTTTTCGGGTACTCGTTTGTATCGGAACCAAGTGCCTGGAGGCAGCCCTATCACACGCCTGTTTCAGGTATTGGTGGCATCCATCAGGAAATATAAAGTTGCAGTACCTGCAAATAAGTCTCTTTTACATGAGACAGCAGATAAAGAGTCCAATATCAAAGGAAGCCGCAAGATTTACCACACGAATGATCTCAG TTTCTTCGACAAAGCGGCAGTGGAAATCGAAACTGACCAATTAAAGGGCTCAGTAAATCCGTGGAGACTTTGCACTGTTACACAGGTCGAGGAGCTGAAAGCAATAATTCGGTTGCTCCCCGTATGGGCCTCTGGGataattttttcactaatttaCAGTCAGATGGGCAGTTTATTTGTGTTGCAAGGTGAAAGAATGGATACTCATGTTGGTCACTCAAACTTCAAGATCCCTGCGGCATCACTTTCCATCTTCGACACTCTCAGTGTGATCTTTTGGGTGCCAATCTATGACAGAATCATTGTCCCAGTGACAAGAAAATTCACGGGTCACAAAAATGGCCTAACTCAGCTTCAGCGGATGGGAATTGGCCTCTTCATATCCATATTTCCCATGGTAGTTGCAGCGATTCTAGAGCACGAAAGACTGAAAATGATCAAAAGGCACAACTACTATGAGCTAAAAGAAATGCCAATGACAATCTTTTGGCAGGTTCCACAGTATTTCCTCATATGGTGTGCAGAGGTTTTCACTTTCATTGGACAGCTGGAGTTTTTCTACGAACAAGCACCCGACTCAATGAGGAGTTTGTGGTCTGCTCTATCACTTACCACCGTTGCCCTCGGTAGCTACTTGAGCTCTTTGCTTGTAACCATTGTCAGCAATGCGACTGCTAAGAATGGGAAACCTGGCTGGATACCGGACAACCTAAATTATGGTCATATCGATTACTTCTTCTGGATCCTGGCAGCGTTGGGTGTGTTTAATTTAGGCGTTTATGTCTGGTTTGCAAATTGGTACACGTACAAAAAGGCGGTGGGGACTCTTCGTTGA
- the LOC107959165 gene encoding protein GRAVITROPIC IN THE LIGHT 1 isoform X1, which yields MLPSSLLCSMRPNFSSRKKKGNRDSLETEAKDLDFWYAVPFNKDPFQNQSSSRFSLRSDNSHLSRNGAAVKAKKKGDMATKVSNFSDLIQRVAASCLLHPLAAGRQESGEADALTDDVIEEDPDEEEYYEYNNSSEDEEKVNGVKGAEKSRRIATVWNNNGEKTKEMVTLMEEVFEAVAEMKKAYVRLQEAHCPWDPERMRAADVAVVGELRRLGVLRERFRRGTRAGGGRGKGHVAMLKEVVAPYEAAVEDLKREVKVKEVEIENLKEKLNTVTCLSNGGKKGRSLSKRKVSCSQVLGAAPVPTPELFEATMCQVKEASKSFTSLLLSLMREARWDIAAAVRSIEAATAAPDTTAYTTTITPSVIANHHAKYALESYVSRKIFQGFDHETFYMDGSLSSLLNPDQYHRECFTQYRDMKAMDPVELLGILPTCNFGKFCSKKYLAIVHPKMEESLFGDLEQRNQVMAGIHPRSQFYGEFLGLAKAIWLLHLLAFSLDPSPSQFEASRGAEFHPHYMESVGKISGGRVPTGQIVGFPVSPGFKLGNGSVVKARVYLVART from the exons ATGCTTCCAAGCAGCTTGCTTTGTTCCATGCGTCCCAACTTCTCAAG CAGGAAGAAGAAAGGGAACCGGGATAGCCTGGAAACTGAAGCCAAAGACCTTGACTTTTGGTACGCCGTTCCGTTTAACAAAGATCCGTTTCAGAATCAGTCGTCGTCAAGATTCTCTTTAAGATCTGATAATTCTCACCTTTCCAG AAACGGGGCAGCGGTCAAGGCGAAGAAGAAAGGAGACATGGCGACCAAAGTATCGAACTTTTCGGATCTGATACAACGTGTTGCAGCTTCTTGTTTATTGCACCCGCTCGCCGCCGGTAGGCAAGAATCCGGCGAAGCTGACGCCCTGACTGACGATGTTATTGAGGAGGACCCTGATGAAGAAGAATACTACGAGTATAACAATTCGAGTGAGGATGAAGAGAAAGTAAATGGGGTGAAGGGGGCGGAAAAGTCGAGGAGAATAGCGACAGTTTGGAACAATAACGGAGAGAAAACGAAGGAAATGGTGACGTTAATGGAGGAGGTTTTCGAGGCGGTGGCGGAAATGAAGAAGGCTTACGTAAGGCTACAAGAGGCGCATTGTCCGTGGGACCCGGAGAGGATGAGGGCGGCTGACGTTGCGGTGGTGGGTGAGCTGAGGAGGCTTGGGGTGTTGAGGGAAAGGTTTAGGAGAGGTACGCGCGCTGGTGGCGGTCGAGGGAAAGGACACGTGGCTATGCTGAAGGAAGTGGTGGCGCCATACGAGGCGGCGGTGGAGGACTTGAAGAGGGAAGTGAAGGTTAAGGAGGTGGAGATCGAGAACCTGAAAGAAAAGCTCAACACTGTCACTTGCCTTTCCAATGGCGGAAAGAAAGGACGGAGTCTTTCCAAGAGGAAAGTCAGCTGCAGTCAAG TACTTGGAGCAGCGCCAGTACCAACACCGGAGCTGTTCGAGGCTACAATGTGTCAGGTGAAGGAAGCATCAAAGTCCTTCACATCTCTCCTCCTTTCCCTCATGCGCGAGGCTCGCTGGGATATAGCTGCCGCTGTCCGATCTATTGAAGCTGCAACAGCTGCTCCTGATACCACCGCTTATACCACCACGATAACTCCCTCTGTTATTGCAAATCACCATGCCAAGTACGCGCTCGAGTCGTATGTTTCACGCAAAATTTTTCAAGGATTCGACCACGAGACTTTCTACATGGATGGCAGCCTTTCTTCCTTACTTAATCCCGATCAGTACCATCGGGAGTGCTTCACTCAATACCGTGACATGAAAGCAATGGATCCGGTTGAACTTCTCGGAATCTTGCCTACCTGCAATTTTGGCAAGTTCTGCTCGAAGAAGTACCTTGCCATCGTTCATCCCAAGATGGAAGAATCCTTGTTCGGGGACTTGGAGCAGCGCAACCAAGTAATGGCCGGGATTCATCCAAGGAGTCAGTTTTATGGGGAGTTCTTGGGGCTGGCCAAGGCAATTTGGTTGCTTCATTTGCTTGCTTTCTCACTTGACCCTTCACCAAGCCAATTCGAAGCAAGTCGGGGAGCAGAGTTTCATCCACACTATATGGAAAGTGTCGGCAAGATTTCTGGTGGGCGAGTACCTACAGGTCAGATTGTTGGATTCCCAGTTAGCCCTGGGTTCAAGCTAGGAAATGGTTCTGTTGTGAAGGCTAGGGTTTACCTGGTGGCTAGGACTTAA
- the LOC107959170 gene encoding acyl-coenzyme A thioesterase 13 — translation MLRDVRKWNMEKAKEFLQLNKEEAETVLRLNIQPTRVGSQCSFYEDFALRGIRVDTVQPGFVSCTLKVPPRLSDKSGNLAKGAVANLVDEVGAAVVHVEGLPMNVSVDMSISFLGTAKLNDELEITSKVLGQRGSYSGTIVLVRNKATGELIAEGRHSLFGKKSSKL, via the exons ATGCTAAGAGATGTAAGAAAGTGGAATATGGAAAAAGCCAAGGAATTCCTCCAACTAAACAAAGAAGAGGCAGAGACCGTTTTGCGGCTCAATATTCAGCCTACCCGAGTCGGCTCCCAGTGCAGCTTCTACGAAGATTTCGCCTTGCGTGGCATCCGTGTCGACACCGTCCAGCCTGGCTTCGTTTCCTGCACCTTGAAAGTCCCTCCTCGCCTCAGT GATAAAAGTGGAAATTTAGCAAAAGGTGCTGTTGCAAATCTTGTCGATGAAGTTGGAGCGGCTGTTGTTCATGTCGAAGGTCTTCCTATGAATGTTTCTGTCGATATGTCCATCTCCTTTCTCGGAACTGCTAAGCTCAAT GACGAGTTAGAGATTACTTCAAAGGTTTTAGGACAAAGAGGAAGTTATTCAGGTACAATTGTTCTTGTCAGAAACAAAGCGACAGGGGAGTTAATTGCTGAAGGTCGTCATTCATTGTTTGGTAAAAAAAGTAGCAAACTTTAG